The proteins below come from a single Notamacropus eugenii isolate mMacEug1 chromosome 7, mMacEug1.pri_v2, whole genome shotgun sequence genomic window:
- the LOC140514309 gene encoding uncharacterized protein: MKVLFLTVHILAAMVCFLNADLDLEKWPCDKQNERQSELRQQPLRWSPVQYVYTPHTHEPYVPVAFPPRAYVRHPYFSRVAWWKLYSSYVPLLPNIHPWSVFPRNLHPALTFNPPHYAQPPTSSNPINSPTTSFQTTTLPITNTVSTTDIPAVSSMFVTREDSITAAIPTSPTPAQEA, from the exons ATGAAGGTCCTATTCTTGACTGTGCATATTCTGGCAGCAATGGTGTGCTTCTTG AATGCTGACTTGGACTTGGAAAAATGGCCT tgtgataaacaaaatgaaagacaGTCTGAGCTGAGACAACAGCCACTCAGATGGTCCCCTGTCCAATATGTCTATACCCCACATACACATGAACCATATGTACCAGTTGCTTTTCCACCAAGGGCATATGTACGTCATCCATATTTCTCTAGAGTAGCTTGGTGGAAACTATATTCCTCCTACGTGCCACTGCTGCCCAATATCCATCCTTGGTCTGTGTTTCCCAGAAACCTACACCCTGCACTCACTTTTAATCCCCCCCACTATGCTCAGCCTCCAACATCATCAAATCCAATCAACAGCCCCACAACTTCCTTTCAGACCACCACCCTTCCCATCACTAACACCGTGAGCACTACAGACATCCCAGCTGTCTCCTCCATGTTTGTGACCAGAGAGGACAGCATAACTGCTGCAATTCCAACTTCCCCAACCCCTGCACAGGAGGCATAA